The genome window ATTCTCGAATACCTGCCTGAGTTGTTCTCTATCGACGAGGAGTCCTACGATTCCTACGGTGCGACTCAGGCCGATCTAACGGTCAAGGTCGGCTTTCTGGTTCAAAGGAACGATATCGCGACCTTCCCGTTGGAGCATGGCGCCCGCTACGACAGGGGGTCGGACCACGTCGAGATCCTCGGTGTGACCACGAACAAGAACAGCCTGAGAATCGAACTGAAAGAGTCGCGTCACCGGCTGATCCAGGACCGGATGAAGAGTCGGTGGTACCTGCTCCGTAACCGGGATAAGCGGCAGGCGGTTCTGAGCGAAGGATCGATCGCCTACGCCATTCTGACCCCTCCTCTGGCGCCACTTTCCTTCCCCATGCTGGGAATCAGCCATTCGAGTCTGTATTTTCAGTTGCCTTCCACCGATCCTTCCGTGGACCCGGACTGGTTTGACGACGCCGAGCTCGTCCGGATCGAGACCAGGAACCTGGGCCGGTTCTCCAAGACGATCCGAATGGAGAGCCTCGTCCTGAAAGCCATCCCCGGTCCCTGACCGGATCGATTGTTGATTCCGGGGTATCCGGCTGCTATCAATCTCGCAAGGAGGGAGCGCCGATGAGACCCGGATCAAGCCAGCAGAATCCCAAGAACCAGTTGGACCGGCGCCGTTTTATCCAGGCCGGCGCCGTCTCCGCCGTGACCGCCGCCGCTTCCTGCGCCGGACCCGGCGGCGAGTCCGCGGGCCGTGAGACGGCAATCGAGCTGGAGAACCGCAAGCCGGGCACCCGGGAATGGCAATTGACCCGGGTCTGGGTCGACCGCGGAAAGTACCGCAGCGCCCGCATCGAGGGGTACTGTTCCCACCAGTCCATCGAGGCCGGCGACACCCTCTCCCTATTCGTCAGCACCGAACCCGCCAGCCCCTTCCGCGTGGACTTCTACCGGTTGGGCTACTACGGCGGCCACGGCGGACGCCTGATGAGTTCGGCGGGGCCGCTGGAGGGCACGCCCCAACCCCTCCCCGAGGTCGGTCCCAACCGCTTGCGCGAGTGCCGGTGGGAACCGAGCCTCGAGTTCACGATTCCCGAGGACTGGACCAGCGGAGTCTACCTGGGCAAGCTCACCACGCTCCCGGCGGGAAATGCGCCCTACTGGCAGAGCTACGTGATTTTCATCGTGCGGGACCGGCGGCCGGCGCACCTCCTCTTCCAGTGCTCGGACAACACCTGGCAGGCCTACAACCGCTGGCCCGACGACTACTCCCTCTACACCCACCCCGAGGGAGCCCATCATCCCGGCGTGGCGGGCAGCTTCGACCGGCCCTACGCCAAGTTTTCCATGTTCGCGGACTTCCCCCTGTCGGTAGGCACGGGGGAGTTCCTGCTATGGGAGTATCCCCTCTGCTACTGGCTGGAACGGGAGGGGCTGGACGTCACCTATTGCAGCAACGCTGACGTGCTGGACTCCTCGTTCGTGACCCGTTGCCGGGCCTTCGTCAGCGTCGGACACGACGAGTACTGGGATATTCGCCAGTACCGGGCCATCGAGTCAGCCATCGGAGAAGGGGTCAACGTCCTCTGGCTCAGCGCCAACGACGTCTACATGGTGAGTCCCTTCACGCCTTCCTCGACCGGCGTCCCCAACCGGATCATCACCCGGCTCCACAGCTACGGCCCGTTGCGTCCCGAAGAGATCGAGAGATACTCGGAGATCCTGGGCCCCTTCGAGGGGGCCGGCCCGGACGAGCGGAACATCATCGGAGCCCGCACCGTGGTGCCCTTCAACGGATCGGGCGACTGGATCTGCACGGCTCCCGATCACTGGATCTTCGAAGGGACCGGGATGGCGAAGGGGGACTTCATTCCCGGTCTGGTGGGCTGGGAATTTCACGGCGACCCCGACCTGGAGCGCGAGGGCCTGGAAGTCGTGGGCCAGGGGACCGTCTGGACCCATGGGGTGACTCCCGGCGAGTGGGCCGCAACCATCTTCCCCGGTCCCAAGGGGAACTTCGTCTTCAACGCCTCCACCATCTTCTGGGCCCAGGGTCTGGACTCTCCGCCCGGGCACACTGTGCCCTGGACCCACTTCACCCGGCCCCTCGGGCCCGACCCGAGGGTTCAGCGCATCACCCGCAACCTCATCGACAGAGCCGCCGCTCCCAATCGGGCCTGAGGGAACGACCCATCGCCATGAGCCTGACGTTGCTGGTGCTGGCTGCGGGGATGGGAAGCCGCTACGGGGGCCTCAAGCAGATCGACCCGGTGGGACCCGGCGGGGAGACGCTGTTGGACTATTCCGTCTACGACGCCGTCCGCGCCGGCTTCGATCGCGTGGTCTTCATCGTGCGCGGGGATATGGAGTCCGATTTCCGGTCTGCGGTGGGGAGCAAGATCGAGCAGCAGGTTCCGGTGGAATACTGCCGCCAGGAGTTGGAAATGGTTCCCGGGTGGTTCTCCATTCCGCCCGGGCGCCGCAAGCCCTGGGGCACAGGCCATGCCGTATGGGCGGCCCGGGACGCCATCGACGGGAACTTCGCCGCCGTCAACGCCGACGACTTCTACGGCGCCGGCTCCTACCGGGAACTGGCGGGCCACCTCCGGCAGGCGGCGGACGGCCGCCAGGGAGACTACGGCATGGTGGGGTTCCGCCTGCGCGAGACGCTCTCGGATCACGGCACGGTGGCCCGGGGGGTCTGCCGCAGCCGTCAGGGCCTTTTGAAGCAGGTCGTCGAGCTGACCCGTATCGCCAGGACCGGTGACGGAGCCGTTCATTCCGATCCGCAGGGACGGGCCCGGAACCTCTCCGGAGACGAGCTGGTCTCCATGAACATGTGGGGTTTCACTCCCGGCATCTTCGACCATCTTGAACGGGCCTTCGCCCGCTTCCTGCGAGAGCGGGGCGGGGAAGACGGGGCCGAGTTCATGATTCCCACCCTGGTCAACGACCTTGTCGCCGCTGGCCAGGCGAGGGTCCGCGTGCTCCGATCCGCCGATGCATGGTTCGGGGTCACCTACCGCGAGGACCGGGACCGGGTCACGAGTCAGATTCGGGAACTGGTGCGCCGTGGATCCTATCCGACTCCCCTTTGGCAATAATTTGTCTATTGATAGATAATTGCGAGTCAGATTTTATTATTTATAGTAAAACCGAGTGCTATTTTGGGGACGCGGCGGATGGCGATGCAGCGCCAGAACCGGTGCGTCGCTTGACACGGATTCGGCTTCAGGGGTACCTTCCTGTGATCAATCTACACCGGTGGTGATTCCATGCATCTACCTGAAAGCCCTCAACTTCCGGGGCCCAATTCCATTTCCCGGCGGCAACTTCTGGCCCGGTCCGGACTCGGTTTCGGCAGCATCGCCCTGGCCGGTCTCCTGGATTCCGAAAACCTCCTGGGAACTCCGGCGCTCGACAAGCCCGGGCGGCCCTACATGGACCTCAAGCCGCGGAAAGGTCACTTTCCGGGTCCGGCCAAGGCGGTGATTCAACTGGTCCAGAACGGCGGACCCAGCCAGATGGATCTCTTCGACCCCAAGCCTGAGCTCACCAGGAGAGCCGGCCAGCCCCATCCCGACGGCGTCGAGATCCACCAGCCCAACAACCTGAACATCCTCATGCCCTGCCCCTACGAGTTCAAAAAACACGGGCAGTCGGGCATGGAAATCGCGGAAGTGCTGCCCCAACTGAGCGGCGTGGCCGACGAACTCTGCATGGTCCGGTCCATGTACTCGGTGCACAACAACCATCCCGAGGGGCTCAACAACCTCCTCACCTCCCAGATCTTTCCGGGGCGTCCGGTGATGGGCTCCTGGATCAGCTACGCCCTGGGGACCGAAAACCAGAACCTTCCCGCCTACGTGGTGCTCCGGGCTCCGGAGGGGTACAGCGTCAGCGGAAAGATCCTCTGGTCCAGCGGCTGGCTGCCGGCCCTCTACCAGGGGGTCGAGTTCAGCTCCATCGGAACCCCCGTGCATCACCTTCAGCAGGAGGTGCCCCTGCCGCCGGGCGTGCAGCGGCAGAGCCTCGACCTGTTGGCCCGTCTCAACCAACGGCATCTCGTCCATCACCCGGAAACGTCGGAGTTGGAAGCCCGGATCCAGAACTACGAGCTGGCGGCGAGGATGCAGTTGGCGGCGGCCGACATTTTGGATCTCTCCCGGGAGTCGGAGGCCACCCGAAAGATGTACGGCCTGGACAACCCTCTGACCGCCCCCTACGCGACCCGCTGTCTCATGGCTCGGCGCCTGGTGGAATCGGGAGTCCGGTTCGTGCAGGTCTTCTCCGGCAAGGGCCAGCCCTGGGACAGCCACGACAACCTCAAGACCAATCTGGCCAAGATCTGCGCCAAGACGGACCAGCCGACGGCCGCACTGATCAAGGACCTCAAGAGCCGGGGCCTGCTCGAGAGCACCGTCATCATGTGGGCCGGCGAGTTCGGCCGGCTCCCCACGACGCAGAACTCCGACGGGCGGGACCACAACCGCAATGCCTTCACCATCCTGTTCGCCGGTGGGGGATTCAAGCCCGGTCTGACCTACGGCGCCACCGACGAGTTCGCTTACAAGGCGGTGGAGAACCGGGTGAGTTGCCCCGACATGCAGGCCACGCTCTATCGGCTGCTGGGGATCGACCACTCTCGCCTGACCTACCGCCACGGCGGCCGGGAGGAGACGCCCACCAACCTGGCCATCACTGGCGCCAAGGTGGTGGACGACCTCATCGAGCACCCCCTTCCCGGAGCCTGACCTCCATGAGATCCGGACCGGTCTTGCAAGGGGCGTTGCCGCTGCTTTTCTGCGGCGTTCTGGCCGCCGCTCCCGGGCCCACCTTCGAAAAGGACGTGCTCCCCATCTTCACGGCCCACTGCTTCGCCTGCCATGGGGGCACCTCCATGATCGGCCTGGACCTGCGCACGGCCCAGTCGGTCATGAAGGGATCTCACAACGGTCCGGTGTTGGTGCCGGGCGACTCTGCCGAAAGCCTGCTCTACCAAAAAATTTCTGCCCGGGAGATGCCGCCCAAGGCCTTCACCCTGGACCTGTCCGACGCTCAGATCGAAACCATCAAAGGCTGGATCGAGGCGGGTGCGCCTCATGAGAAGGTCCAACCTCTTCTGGCCGCGGATCAGGTGGAGCGGTTCAACCACCAGGCGCTGCCCATCTTCGAAGCCAAGTGCCTCGCCTGCCACGGTCAGGAACCCCCACCCGGAGGTCTGGATCTGAGGACGCTGGAGGCCACCCTCAAGGGGAGTGAAAACGGCCCCGTCGTCGTGGAGGGAGCGTCCGAGCTGAGCATACTGATCCGCATGGTCTCCGCCGGGAGCATGCCCCCGCCCGGAGTCGGATCTCCCCTCACCGAAGAGGAGATCGACGGTCTTCGGGCCTGGATCGATTCCTCCCGCTTCGGACCCGATCTCATCACCGAAGAGCGGGAGACCTTCAGTTTGGCGGAGGCGCCTCCCATCACCGGGGAAGATCGGAATTTCTGGGCTTACCGCAAGCCTGTGGCCGCTCCGGTGCCTCGAGTCAAGGACCGGAAGCAGGTCCGAACTCCCATCGACGCCTTCGTCCTGGCCAGGCTGGAAGCCAAGGGTCTGGGAATTTCCCCCGAGGAGTCGCGGCCGACACTGATGCGCCGCGCTTATTTCGATCTCATCGGTCTGCCCCCGACCCCGGAGGAGATGGAGAAGTTTCTTTCCGATTCCCGCTCGGACGCTTATGAACGCTTGGTGAACCGGCTGCTGGAGTCGCCCCACTACGGGGAGCGCTGGGGCCGCCACTGGCTGGACCTGATGGGCTATACCGACGTCACCGGATTCGACAACGATCTTCCCATCACCAACCTCTTCGAGGGAATCTGGCGGTACCGGGACTGGGTGGTGGAGGCCCTCAATCAGGACAAGCCGTATGACCGTTTCCTGACCGAACAACTGGCCGGTGACGAGCTGGTCGACTGGCGGTCCGCCCGGCAGTACACGCCGGAGACGGTCCGGCTCCTGACCGCCACCGGCTACATGCGCAGCAGCATGGACCGGACCGACTCGGACATCGTCAATCTGCCGGGCGAGAGATACTCGGTCATTTTCGACATGGTGGAGCGGGTCTCCACCGGCGTCATGGCCCTCACCGTCGGCTGCGCCCGTTGCCACTCCCACAAGTTCGATCCCATTCCCCAGCGCGACTACTACCGGCTGATGGCCGTCTTCACCCCCGCCTTCAATCCCATGCGTTGGAAGCAGCCCAAGGACCGTTTCCTTCCCGACGTCTCCCGCGCCGACCAGAAGGACATCGAGCGGCACAACGCCGAGATCGACGCGCCTCAGAAGAAGCTGAAGGAGAAGCTGACTGCTCTGCGCAAACCTTACGAGGAGATGCTTCTGGACAAGAAGCTGGAGCCGATCTCCCATGAGATCCGCTCCGATGTGAAGACGGCGTGGCAGATGCCCGAAGAGAAGCGCGACGAGATCCAGAAGTACCTGGCGGAGAAATTCGGGACCCTGTTGGAGGTGAAGCCGGAGGAGGTGGACCAGGCCCTCTCGGAGGAGCACAAGGCGGAGGCGGCAGGGTTTCGGAAGAAGATCGACACCCTCGAGGGGTATCGGCGGAGCTTCAACAGGATCGAGGCGCTGTTCGACGTGGGACCTCCCCCCGTGACCCGTCTGCTGCAGCGGGGAGACATCGAGTCTCCGGGACCCCGGGTCACGCCGGGGGGGTTGGCGGTCCTGAGCCCGCCCGGCGAGGAATCGATCCGGAGACCGGAAGAGACCCGGGGAGAAACCAGCGGCTACCGCCTGGGTCTGGCCAAGTGGCTGACCAGCCGCGACCATCCCTTGACGGCCCGGGTCATGGTCAACCGGGTGTGGCACCACCTCATGGGACGGGGGATCGTGGCCACTCCCGGCAACTTCGGCCGCAACGGTTCTCCGCCCACCCATCCCGAGCTGCTGGACTGGCTGGCGGTGGACTTCATGGAGAACGGCTGGTCCGTGAAGCGGCTGATCCGAACCATCATGACCTCCAGCGTCTACCGCCAAGCCCTGCGGCAGCCGGACGGCGCGCCCGGCGAGACGGTGGATCCCGAGAACCTGCTCCTCTGGCGCATGAACCTGAAGCGCCTGGAGGCGGAGACTCTTCGCGACGCCATCCTGGCGGCCAGCGGGAGATTGGACCGGAGTCTGGGCGGGACGCCGGCGTTGCTCGAGTTCGACGCCGCGGGCCTGCAGACCGTGGGGGGCGAAGAACCGGACACCCGGAACCCGTTGCGCCGCAGCCTCTACATTCTGGCCCGGAGGAACTACCCGCTCAATTTCCTGGAAGCCTTCGACTATCCCAAGGTCACGGTCAACTGCACCCGCAGGGTGAACTCGGTGACGCCGATCCAGTCGCTGACGCTCATGAACGATCCGTTCGTGGTGGAGGAGGCCGGCCACCTGGCGCGGAGGGTCCGGGATCTGGCCGGCGAGAGTCCCGAAGACAGAGTCCGCATGGCCTACCTCCTGACTCTTTCACGTCAACCCAAGCCGGAGGAGGTCCGGATCGGCCGGGATCATCTGCGGAAGCAGGAACGGAACTACCGTTTTGCCAATGCCACTCCGGAGAAGGCGTCCGAGGCGGCGTTGTCCAACCTCTGCCAGACGCTGTTTGCCACGAACGAATTTCTGTATCTGGAATAACGGGTGACCGCCCCGCCCGGCTGACCTGCAACCCCATCCTTCGGGTCCGTTGGAGAATGGCCCCGGCCGAGTCGAACCATCATGTCCCTGGAACTGCGAAACCGGATCTTCAAGCAATTGGACTCGATGTGGCTCATCGATCCCCACACCCACATCGACCCTCACCGGCCCGCCGCCGAAACGCTGGCCGACATCCTGGGATATCACTACTACACGGAGCTGGCGCACTCCGCCGGCATGCCCCGGGAGGAGATCGAAGAGCCGGGGGTCGGACCCCGGGAAAAGACCAGGCGGCTGATTGCCAACCTGGGGCCGGTGGAAAATACGGTCCAGTCCAGTTGGCTGGTGGAGATGGCCCGGTCGCTGCTCGGCTTCGAAGGCGACCGAATCACGCCCGACAACTGGGAGGCGCTCTACGATACCTCAGAGCGCCTCATGTCCTCGGCGACCTGGGAACAGGACGTGCTCCGGAGGAGCCGTCTCCGGCGCGTGTTCCTGACCAGCGACTTCGACGATCCCCTGGAGGGATTCGACACGGAGTTGTACATTCCCTGTCTCAGGGCCGACGATCTGGTGTTCGGCCTCGCCGATCCTGCCGTGCGCAGGCGCCTGGAAAAAGCGGCAGGCGTCTCCGTCCACGACCCCGCAGGCTTGCGGAGAGCCCTTGGCTCCCTCTTCCGGCATTTCGCCTCCCGCAACGCCCGAGCGGCCGCGATCTCGCTGCCGCCCGACTTCACTCCTGCGAAAATCTCCGAGCGAGAGGCGGCGGCCGCTCTGGACCGCATTCTGCCGGGTAGAGAAGACGGCGGCCTCCGCTCGCGGCGATCGTTGTCCCATTTCGTTTTCTGGACCCTGGCCGAGTTCTGTGCCGAGTTCCGCTTGCCCTTCGACCTGATGATCGGGGTCAACCGGGGCGTTTACGAGGCCGGGGTCTTCCAGGGGCAGGACCTGTACGACAGCCGCGTCTCCCTGATTCAGTACCGCGAACTGTTCAACGCCTTTCCCCAGGTGACTTTCCCCATCTCGGTGCTGGCCAGCGTCACGAATCAGGAACTGACCAGCTACGCCTGGATCTTCCCCAACGTGGTGACCCACGGGCATTGGTGGTACTCCAACGCCCCCGCCTTTCTGGAAGGGGATCTGGCGGCCCGGCTGGAGACCGTGCCGGCCACCAAGCAGATCGGGTACTACAGCGACATGTACAAGCTGGAGTTCGCGCTGCCCAAGTTCGCCATGTACAAGCGAACCTTGGCCAAGGTTCTGGCCGAGCGGTACGTCATCGATCGGGGCTGGCCGGAAGTTCGAGCCGTGGAACTGGGACGGCAGGTGTTGCGCGGCAACGTCGACGCCATCTTCGGGTTTTAGGAGGGGGGACTTTCCTGTCCCCCCTCTTCACCGCCGACTAGTAGCCCACAGCCTCCACCGGCTCCGGTTTCGGGATGTCCACCTTGGCCAGGTAAACGCTCGTCTTCTCCTCGTGCGTGGAGTAGTAGCTCATCCAGAGGAGCCCCTCGTGCCACACCATCCCCGCGTAGCTGGTGTCCCCGCCGGACGGGAGGCGGAGCAGCTCGGAGACGGTCCCGGCCTCGGGGTCCAGCGACCAGAGGAGGGTTCTTCTGTCTCCGTCGGGAAGATAGAGCCGGCCCGAGATCACATGGCGCCCGTCCGGCAGGACGATCAGGTTGGGGCCGCCGATGCGCTGACCCGTGTCCTTCCAGTTCCACAACGTGTAGGGCGGCTCGGAAACGCCGATCTGGGCCGAGTTGTCGGTCTTTCCGTCCCGCCGCAACAGGCAGACCGCCGTCCCGTCCTCATGGAAGACGATTTTCGACTCGTTGGGGTAGCCGCGGCTGAAGAAGACGTTCACGTGCGTCTCGTACCGGACCCCGTCTTCCGTCTTGTAGAGCCGGGCGAACTCCTGCTGGCTATTGCGATGGCTGTACGCTTCTCTTGTCGTGTAGCCGACCCCGTAGCCGGTTCCCTCATGCCAAGTCACCCTCCAGAGCCAGAAGTCCGGTTCGCCCACCGGCTCGCGGGGTGTCCACTCCTTTCCGTCCTTGGAAAAGGAGACCCAGGGATTGTAGTCCTCCTGTTCGCCGCCCAACGACTTCCGCTCCGCGGCCAGCAGCATCAGCCGGCCGTCGGGTGTGACGCCGAGCTTGGGATCCCTCAGATCGTTTCCCGGTTCAGGCTGCATGTGGACGACGGAAGACCAAACCTCCCCGTCGGCGGAGGTGATCACGCGGATGGAACCGTCATGGGAGGTGTGATCCTGGCCCTCGCGGAAGGTGCAGTACCACTGTTCCTGGAACCGGACCAGGTCGGTGAAGGCGCTGTGGGGAGCCTGGTCCCAGATCTTCTGGACCGAAACCAGCTTGGCGCCGGAAGGTCCGCACCCCGCCGCGGCGGCCAGCACCAGCAGCAATCGACAGCAACGGCTCCAACCTGACATTACGTCTCCCCTTCTTCGGTCCGAGTTGATCCAAGACCCCGCGGCCGCAGCAACCCACCTAAAACAATGGAGCCGGCGAAGGGAATTGAACCCCCAACCTACGCATTACGAATGCGCCGCTCTACCGTTGAGCTACGCCGGCTCCGAGTGGAGGAAAGGACACATTATAGGTACAAGTCCCCGGGACTGCCAACGAACCCGAGCCGAACCGGGAGTTCAGGACCGGGCTTGTTTGAGGGCGGCGGCCTGGGCCTTGGCGCCCATGTCCTCCGCTTCCTGGATCCAACCCTTCGCGTGGTAGAACATGGACAAGCTGGTGTAGGCCAACGGGTTGTCCGGTTCCACGTCCCGGTAGCGCAGGCCGTACCGGAGGGCCCGTTCCAGATCCTTGTTGTGGTAGCAGCACATGGCCGCGGCATGCAGGGCGTCGCCGTAGTCGGAGTCCTCTTCCAGCGCCCGGTCGAAGGCGGCGACCGCTTCGTCCATGCGGTCATCGGCGAAAAGGTCCATCCCCTTCAGGTAGTGGTCTTCTTTGGACATCGGCACCTCGAAAACATCGTCCTCCACGCCCGGCGTCCAGTCAAGGCACCGGACCGGCGACCCATGGTTCGTGAAATCCCGTCGTTCCGATTCGGCTACTCCAGCCGATTCCCGTCCGTGTCGTAGACCGACACGGGGCCAAAACGCGCCAGGTCCTTCTCGACCTGGGAACGGTCCGCCACCACCGTGATGACGGTCCGCCCGGAATCCAGATAGGTTCGAGCCGTATCCCGGATCGTCTCCGGAGTCACCTGCTGCAGCCGCTGGACGTAGTTCCGGTAGTGGTCTTCCGGGAGTCCGTCCAGGCGGCGGCTGACCTCAAGATCCGCCACCGAATCGGAAGTCTCCAGGACGCGGATGAATCGTCCGGTCAGCTCCGCCCGGCAACGGTTCAACTCCCGGGTACCGGGCGGCTCCCGCCTCAGGCGCTCCATCTCCTTCAGGCTCTCCTGCAACGACTCGGCCGCCACGTCGCTGCGCACGTCGGCGCCCATGAGGATGACCCCGTCGCGCCGGTACCATTTCATGACGCTGTAGGCCCCGTAGGTGTATCCCTTGTCCTCCCGCAGGTTCAGGAAGAGACGGGAGCTGGCGCTGCCCCCCAGGACCTGATTGGCCAGGAACAGGGGCGTCCCGTCCCGGTGGCCCCGGCGAAGCCCGCGCCCGGCCACGACGATCCGGGCCTGGACCGAATGAGGCCGGTGAACCAGCATCACCCGCCGTGATTCCGGGGCCGGCGGCAGCGGGACCCGGTCCTGCGGGGGCGCCTCGCCAGTCCAGCGTCCCAGGTAACGCTCGGCCAGGCGTGCGGCCCGGTCCGGTGTCACGGCTCCCGAGAAGGCAAGCAGAGCTCCGCGCGGCGACAATAGCCGCCCGTGCACTCCAAGCAACGCGTCGCGGTCCGCGTCCTCCACGTGCGACACGGGAAACGAGACTCGCGAATACGGGTGGCCGCGGTAGAGGGCGGCATGGCTCCGCTCCCGGGCCAGGAAGACCGGTTGGGATCGCTGCGACAGAAGGTGGCTTCTCCACCGGCTCCGGGCCTTCTCCAATTCCTCCTCGGGGAATGCCGGGCGCAGCACCAGGTCCGCCAACAGTTCCAGGGCCGGCTCCAGGTAGCGGACCAGCACCGTCAGGGTGAGCCGGCTCTGCTCCATTCGGACCTGGGTGCCGTAGTGAATGGCCAACTGGTCCATGAGGTCCGCGATCTGCCGGGAGTTCCGGGTCTCGGTCCCCTCTTCCAACAGCTCGACGGCCAGGCTCGTCAGGGCCAGGTTTCCGGTGGAATCGGAGGTGCGGCCGGTGGGCCAGGCCAGGCAGAGGGAAACCTTGGGAAGGGCGAATTCCTCCACCGTCAGAACCCGAAGCCCGTTCCCCAGGACGGCATCCGGAACCCTTGGATAGCCGGGTGTCGGCAACGCCGCTATCGGTGGGGGCCGATCCGTCTTCATGGCCTTTCCTTCACGCGTCTCCCCGGCCCGTCTCCCCGGCCGGCTTTGGGGCAAGTTCCCACTCAACCCTGTCCCGCCTGCCCCGGCTCCACCAGCAGCAGGGTGCGGTTCTCGGGGCGGAAGGTCTCGGCGGCCGCCCGGAGAATATCCTCGGAAGTCGTCTCGGCATACCGGGACCATTCCCGGTTGATTACCCCGGCGTCTCCGTAGAACACGGCGTGGTGGGCCAGGATCTCGCCCACGTCCGACACCTTCTCCAGCCGGCGGACGAAACGAAACGCCAACTGATTGCGCGCCTTCTCCAGCTCCTGCGGAGTCACCACCTCCCGGCACAGCCGGCCCAGCTCGGCCTCGACCAGGTCCAGGACCGGGTCGACCGGGACGCCGTCCTGAATCTGCAGGAAGATGTCGAACATGCCCGGGCCGCGGTACTGGTTGGGTCCGGCCGACAGTCCGGCGACCCAGTTCCGTTCGTAGACCAGTTGTCGGTAGAGGCGCGAGGAGGAGCCGTCCGTCAGCAGCAGGGCGAGGATGCTCAGGGCGTAGTACTCGGGACTGCCCACGGGCGGCATGTGGTAGCCGATGATGACCAGGGGCAGCACGGCCAGGGGGTCCCCGATCGTCTCCCGTTTCTCCTCCTGTTGAGACGGCTCCCGGAATACCGGCCGTCCGGATCGTGTCCGATCCGGAATCGGGCCGAAGTACCGATGGATCGATTCCAGGGCTGCGGCCTCCTCCAGGTCTCCCGACAGGACCAGCACGGCGTTTCCCGGTCCGTAGTGCGTCCGGTGAAACTCCCTGGCGTCGGCCAGGGTCGCCCGTTTCAGGTCTTCGACGGCGCCGATGATGGGATGGGCGTATTCCCAACTCTCGTAGGCCAGGTCGTCCAGCCTCAGAAAGGCTCGGCCGTAGGGCCGGTTGTCGTAACTCTGCTTCTTCTCTTCGATGACCGTCTGCCTCTGGTTCTCGAAATTCTCCGCCGTCACCTCCAGGGAATTCATCCGGTCCGCCTCCAGCCACAGCCCCAGGTCCAGGCAATTCGAAGGCAGCGTTTCGTGGTAGGCGGTGCGGTCCTTGCTGGTGGTGGCGTTCCAGCGTCCCCCCGCTTCGTCCACGTATCGGCCATGCTCATTTTTGGCCACGTTCCCGGATCCCTGGAACATCATGTGCTCGAAGAGGTGGGCGAGACCCGAAAGTCCCGGAACTTCGTAGGAGGAGCCGACCCGGTAGTGGAGGCTGATATGCACCAGGGGGACGCGGCGGTGGGGCCGCAAGATGACCTGGAGGCCGTTGGACAAGGTTTCCTGCCGGAACTGGACGTGTGGGATATCCAGACGTTCTCCTGCCGGGCCGGGATCCGTTTTCATGCGGGGATTCTACCGTTATCGGGCGTCGAACTCGAAGAAAACCAGAGGTTCCTTGGCCGAAAAATTGAAGACCTCGGGGAGATAAAAGCGGCTCTTGGAAAGGTTCCATCCTTCCCACGGGATTTTGTAGAAGACCACGCCGAAGTCCTTGGTGTAAGGCGCTATGAGCTTTTCGCCAAAGGATTTTTGCTCGAAGTCGGCGAGCATCTCCTCGCTGGCGACCTTTACTTTCCGGGACCCGCGGCGGCCGGGGCCCCGGGGCGGAAAATCCGAGATCGGGGGCCGCCGCTTGTTGTTCAGGTCCGCCAGCACGTCCAGGTAGTGCATCGGACGGTGCTGGGTCCCGGCGTCGTCGATCAGGAATATGGCCCGGCCGTCCAGGCTCACCACGAAATCGTTGTTGTTCTCCACCACCATGAGCACC of Acidobacteriota bacterium contains these proteins:
- a CDS encoding DUF1501 domain-containing protein yields the protein MHLPESPQLPGPNSISRRQLLARSGLGFGSIALAGLLDSENLLGTPALDKPGRPYMDLKPRKGHFPGPAKAVIQLVQNGGPSQMDLFDPKPELTRRAGQPHPDGVEIHQPNNLNILMPCPYEFKKHGQSGMEIAEVLPQLSGVADELCMVRSMYSVHNNHPEGLNNLLTSQIFPGRPVMGSWISYALGTENQNLPAYVVLRAPEGYSVSGKILWSSGWLPALYQGVEFSSIGTPVHHLQQEVPLPPGVQRQSLDLLARLNQRHLVHHPETSELEARIQNYELAARMQLAAADILDLSRESEATRKMYGLDNPLTAPYATRCLMARRLVESGVRFVQVFSGKGQPWDSHDNLKTNLAKICAKTDQPTAALIKDLKSRGLLESTVIMWAGEFGRLPTTQNSDGRDHNRNAFTILFAGGGFKPGLTYGATDEFAYKAVENRVSCPDMQATLYRLLGIDHSRLTYRHGGREETPTNLAITGAKVVDDLIEHPLPGA
- a CDS encoding NTP transferase domain-containing protein; this translates as MSLTLLVLAAGMGSRYGGLKQIDPVGPGGETLLDYSVYDAVRAGFDRVVFIVRGDMESDFRSAVGSKIEQQVPVEYCRQELEMVPGWFSIPPGRRKPWGTGHAVWAARDAIDGNFAAVNADDFYGAGSYRELAGHLRQAADGRQGDYGMVGFRLRETLSDHGTVARGVCRSRQGLLKQVVELTRIARTGDGAVHSDPQGRARNLSGDELVSMNMWGFTPGIFDHLERAFARFLRERGGEDGAEFMIPTLVNDLVAAGQARVRVLRSADAWFGVTYREDRDRVTSQIRELVRRGSYPTPLWQ
- a CDS encoding PSD1 and planctomycete cytochrome C domain-containing protein, whose amino-acid sequence is MRSGPVLQGALPLLFCGVLAAAPGPTFEKDVLPIFTAHCFACHGGTSMIGLDLRTAQSVMKGSHNGPVLVPGDSAESLLYQKISAREMPPKAFTLDLSDAQIETIKGWIEAGAPHEKVQPLLAADQVERFNHQALPIFEAKCLACHGQEPPPGGLDLRTLEATLKGSENGPVVVEGASELSILIRMVSAGSMPPPGVGSPLTEEEIDGLRAWIDSSRFGPDLITEERETFSLAEAPPITGEDRNFWAYRKPVAAPVPRVKDRKQVRTPIDAFVLARLEAKGLGISPEESRPTLMRRAYFDLIGLPPTPEEMEKFLSDSRSDAYERLVNRLLESPHYGERWGRHWLDLMGYTDVTGFDNDLPITNLFEGIWRYRDWVVEALNQDKPYDRFLTEQLAGDELVDWRSARQYTPETVRLLTATGYMRSSMDRTDSDIVNLPGERYSVIFDMVERVSTGVMALTVGCARCHSHKFDPIPQRDYYRLMAVFTPAFNPMRWKQPKDRFLPDVSRADQKDIERHNAEIDAPQKKLKEKLTALRKPYEEMLLDKKLEPISHEIRSDVKTAWQMPEEKRDEIQKYLAEKFGTLLEVKPEEVDQALSEEHKAEAAGFRKKIDTLEGYRRSFNRIEALFDVGPPPVTRLLQRGDIESPGPRVTPGGLAVLSPPGEESIRRPEETRGETSGYRLGLAKWLTSRDHPLTARVMVNRVWHHLMGRGIVATPGNFGRNGSPPTHPELLDWLAVDFMENGWSVKRLIRTIMTSSVYRQALRQPDGAPGETVDPENLLLWRMNLKRLEAETLRDAILAASGRLDRSLGGTPALLEFDAAGLQTVGGEEPDTRNPLRRSLYILARRNYPLNFLEAFDYPKVTVNCTRRVNSVTPIQSLTLMNDPFVVEEAGHLARRVRDLAGESPEDRVRMAYLLTLSRQPKPEEVRIGRDHLRKQERNYRFANATPEKASEAALSNLCQTLFATNEFLYLE